The following are encoded together in the bacterium genome:
- a CDS encoding polysaccharide biosynthesis protein, producing MPVSNPSFFRRHPRLFGLLASCELAALAYLGAFLLRFDLALPPTYGAVLLATLPGLLACKLAGFAAVGLFGRSWRHVGMRDLEAILLGNLAGSGLFLALMVLGRGLEDFPRAVFPLDLILCTGLVAGVRLGLRAVGEGRRRRAPRRVETLVLVVGAGETGMRLVEEIEQRDHLRLAPVGFVDDDPGKQGLCIGGVPVLGPLEALPALVRRHEVGEVLVAIPSATGSLLKRIVQGCREAGVRHRVVPTLGSLVEGRVVVTQMREVKVDDLLARAPVRLDLPGVREQIAGRRVLVTGAAGSIGSELCRQLAGYGPERLVLYDRHENGMFALEMELRARFPQVRLEPVLGDVLLPDQLDAVFGAHRPERVFHAAAYKHVPLAERNVLEAVRNNVVGTRNVAQAALAHGTREMLLVSTDKAVRPTSVMGVTKRVAEMVVRGLGGRGCRFVAVRFGNVLGSNGSVVPLFREQIARGGPVTVTDPDVTRYFMTIPEATQLILQAAGLGGGGEIFILEMGDPVRIADLARNMIRLSGFEPDEDVPLVFTGLRPGEKMHEELVDDGEATLPTPNDRIRVLEANPVPRLAEWLPTLEACVRTGDVGTTVRLLQVLVPGYRPSPELPTAPLRAGARPGARTSAAPSEVEPLRRVRA from the coding sequence ATGCCCGTGTCCAATCCGTCGTTCTTCCGCCGCCATCCGCGCCTCTTCGGCCTGCTCGCGTCGTGCGAGCTGGCCGCACTGGCCTACCTCGGCGCCTTCCTGCTCCGCTTCGACCTCGCGCTGCCGCCCACGTACGGCGCCGTGCTGCTCGCGACGCTGCCCGGGCTGCTCGCGTGCAAGCTCGCCGGCTTCGCCGCCGTCGGGCTCTTCGGGCGCTCGTGGCGTCACGTCGGCATGCGCGACCTCGAAGCGATCCTGCTCGGCAACCTGGCCGGCTCGGGCCTCTTCCTCGCGCTCATGGTGCTCGGGCGCGGTCTCGAGGACTTCCCGCGCGCGGTCTTCCCGCTCGACCTCATCCTGTGCACCGGCCTCGTCGCCGGCGTTCGGCTCGGGCTGCGCGCGGTGGGCGAGGGGCGGCGGCGGCGCGCGCCGCGCCGCGTGGAGACGCTCGTGCTCGTCGTCGGCGCGGGCGAGACCGGCATGCGCCTCGTCGAGGAGATCGAGCAGCGCGATCACCTGCGCCTCGCGCCGGTCGGCTTCGTCGACGACGATCCGGGCAAGCAAGGGCTCTGCATCGGCGGCGTGCCGGTGCTCGGCCCGCTCGAGGCGCTGCCCGCGCTGGTGCGCCGCCACGAGGTGGGCGAGGTGCTGGTCGCGATCCCGTCGGCGACGGGTTCGCTCCTGAAGCGCATCGTCCAGGGCTGCCGCGAGGCCGGCGTGCGGCACCGCGTGGTGCCGACGCTGGGCTCGCTCGTCGAGGGTCGCGTCGTGGTGACGCAGATGCGCGAGGTGAAGGTCGACGACCTCCTCGCGCGGGCGCCCGTCCGCCTCGACCTGCCCGGCGTGCGCGAGCAGATCGCCGGCCGGCGCGTGCTGGTGACCGGCGCCGCCGGCTCGATCGGCTCCGAGCTGTGCCGCCAGCTGGCCGGCTACGGCCCCGAGCGCCTCGTCCTCTACGACCGCCACGAGAACGGCATGTTCGCGCTCGAGATGGAGCTGCGCGCCCGCTTCCCGCAGGTGCGGCTCGAGCCCGTCCTCGGCGACGTGCTGCTCCCCGACCAGCTCGACGCCGTCTTCGGCGCGCATCGCCCCGAGCGCGTGTTCCACGCCGCCGCCTACAAGCACGTGCCGCTGGCGGAGCGGAACGTGCTGGAGGCCGTGCGCAACAACGTCGTCGGCACGCGCAACGTCGCCCAGGCGGCGCTCGCGCACGGCACCCGCGAGATGCTGCTCGTCTCCACCGACAAGGCGGTGCGGCCGACGAGCGTCATGGGGGTCACGAAGCGCGTCGCGGAGATGGTCGTACGCGGGCTCGGCGGGCGCGGCTGCCGCTTCGTGGCGGTGCGCTTCGGCAACGTGCTGGGCTCGAACGGCAGCGTCGTGCCGCTCTTCCGCGAGCAGATCGCGCGCGGCGGGCCGGTGACGGTCACCGATCCCGACGTCACGCGCTACTTCATGACCATCCCCGAGGCGACGCAGCTGATCCTCCAGGCGGCGGGGCTCGGCGGCGGCGGCGAGATCTTCATCCTCGAGATGGGCGATCCGGTGCGCATCGCCGACCTCGCGCGCAACATGATCCGCCTCTCGGGCTTCGAGCCCGACGAGGACGTCCCGCTCGTCTTCACCGGGCTGCGCCCCGGCGAGAAGATGCACGAGGAGCTGGTCGACGACGGCGAGGCAACGCTGCCGACGCCGAACGACCGCATCCGCGTGCTCGAGGCCAACCCGGTGCCGCGGCTCGCCGAATGGCTGCCGACGCTGGAGGCGTGCGTGCGCACGGGCGACGTCGGCACGACCGTGCGCCTGCTCCAGGTGCTCGTCCCCGGCTACCGGCCGAGCCCGGAGCTGCCCACCGCGCCGCTGCGCGCCGGCGCGCGGCCGGGCGCGCGAACGAGCGCGGCCCCGTCAGAAGT